AACATAATAAAATGCCGCCCCAAGGGAAACCGAACGCCTACCGTCGATGAAGGCAGCTTTTGTGCAACGCGATGGTTAGATAACGAATTAGCCGCTGTAAAACCTAGAATTATCATCGCTTTGGGAAGTGTTGCTTTAAAGTACCTTCTTAACGCCAACGCTCGCATAACAAAGGACCGTGGAAAATGGTTTCAAACCAAATATGGGATACCGGCTATCGCGACCTATCATCCCGCTTTCTTGCTTAGACTAACAGGGAAGGAATTAGTCAAAGCAAAATGGGAAACCTTTTACGATTTACAGGCAGCGGCTAACCGATGCACGGAAATAGAACCGGATTATTTATTAAAATCTGCTGCCCCTCTTGACCTCTTAGCGCTATATAGTGCAAACAAAGGAAAGCAACGTGGAATTAGTGAATCAAACGTAAGAAAGGAGAATGCCAATGGAAACGAATTATCGCATAGCCTATGATAAAGGGTGGCAGGATGTAAAGAAAAAGCTGCCTGAAGAGATTGTCTCCCG
This genomic window from Acetonema longum DSM 6540 contains:
- a CDS encoding uracil-DNA glycosylase, encoding MNLHTELIEKLYQCNLCHLCNEGNLGPTAFNGSMASPIAIVGEGPGETEDQFGVPLIGNSGKLLDKALWSVGITRDRVYTTNIIKCRPKGNRTPTVDEGSFCATRWLDNELAAVKPRIIIALGSVALKYLLNANARITKDRGKWFQTKYGIPAIATYHPAFLLRLTGKELVKAKWETFYDLQAAANRCTEIEPDYLLKSAAPLDLLALYSANKGKQRGISESNVRKENANGNELSHSL